Proteins encoded together in one Planctopirus ephydatiae window:
- a CDS encoding glycosyltransferase family 39 protein, protein MIATASQPNLTLSAIRHKIPVYSWLALFLAMGLLGYASFQIQATSSITFDETFYLNAGVRTVASGTLDPAICDCGVAPLPIIICYLPPLLLSRNEYRHEVWVGQNDDPQLIIWPRRLNTLLVGMPLLIVIWLWLGRKCGPAGASLGVLMTATSPTIQAHAALATTDLSFALFGLLGILALAHYLERPTWVRLGILAIAMAACLSAKYSGVFLFPVAGLMFLGRALRDQNVTKKKLTPTNETSTEKSVESASVSQLSQGWWPVVRQTFVTYTLLLLLVIPLWWAFHGFSFTGPLKNVPLEVTPPDSPWVEMLGRGPWADWIMDQAHRRWKRPAPIAGVLFQYLHNKSGHTAFLMGETSLTGWRTYFPCTIGFKSTPSELILIALLLFGTISLRLAGCISWSKLDFSRRCLWLSLAVLAALLLFARINIGHRYVLILYPLFIMLGIDTIFMIYRNYIDRFPNTNGTSKAHWPRIIFTLSTSLLLAMQFWSSWSIQPHALSYFNGLCGGPEQGGRLLLDSNIDWGQDLPTLQQLLSSEDSSKVALQYFGTALPTAYGIEADPTKALRQPLEDYELLAISVTHLGGLYVFGNDPYQKFRTWQPDARAGYSINLYRLDTPERKAAFAQAIQEHEKARTQSLLKQ, encoded by the coding sequence ATGATAGCCACGGCCTCTCAGCCAAATCTGACTCTCTCAGCCATCAGGCACAAAATTCCGGTCTATTCATGGCTGGCCTTATTTCTGGCGATGGGGCTTTTGGGCTATGCGAGCTTCCAGATTCAAGCGACATCGAGCATCACGTTCGACGAAACATTTTATCTCAATGCCGGCGTGAGGACTGTGGCTTCAGGAACACTCGATCCTGCCATCTGTGATTGCGGCGTGGCGCCTCTCCCCATCATCATCTGCTATCTTCCACCACTGCTCCTCTCTCGAAATGAGTATCGCCATGAAGTCTGGGTCGGACAAAATGACGATCCTCAGTTGATCATCTGGCCTCGCCGCCTCAACACACTTCTCGTCGGTATGCCCCTGCTCATTGTCATCTGGTTATGGCTGGGCAGAAAGTGCGGGCCTGCCGGTGCCTCCCTGGGTGTCCTCATGACAGCCACCTCCCCCACGATTCAAGCCCATGCCGCCCTTGCGACGACCGATTTGAGCTTCGCTTTGTTCGGATTGCTGGGAATTCTGGCGTTAGCCCACTATCTCGAAAGGCCAACCTGGGTGCGGCTTGGAATCCTCGCCATCGCCATGGCCGCCTGCCTTTCTGCAAAATACTCGGGGGTCTTCCTCTTTCCCGTGGCCGGACTGATGTTCCTCGGGCGGGCTCTTCGAGACCAAAACGTGACCAAAAAGAAACTGACCCCAACAAACGAAACCAGTACAGAGAAGTCCGTCGAGTCCGCTTCTGTCAGTCAGCTATCGCAGGGATGGTGGCCCGTCGTCCGCCAGACTTTCGTCACCTATACGTTACTGCTGTTGCTGGTGATCCCCCTGTGGTGGGCCTTTCATGGCTTCTCGTTCACTGGCCCTCTGAAAAATGTTCCACTGGAAGTCACGCCGCCCGATTCACCCTGGGTCGAAATGCTTGGTCGCGGGCCTTGGGCAGACTGGATCATGGATCAGGCCCATCGTCGCTGGAAACGGCCCGCTCCGATTGCGGGTGTCCTTTTTCAATACCTCCATAACAAAAGCGGACATACAGCCTTTCTGATGGGTGAAACCTCACTGACTGGTTGGCGAACATACTTCCCCTGCACCATCGGATTCAAAAGCACACCCTCCGAACTGATTCTGATCGCTCTGCTGCTTTTTGGCACGATTTCTCTGAGGCTGGCTGGTTGCATAAGTTGGAGTAAACTCGATTTCTCCCGGCGCTGCTTATGGCTTTCTCTCGCTGTGCTGGCAGCACTCCTGCTCTTTGCCCGCATCAATATCGGCCATCGCTATGTATTGATCCTCTACCCACTTTTCATCATGCTGGGCATTGATACGATCTTCATGATTTATCGTAATTATATAGATCGCTTCCCTAATACGAATGGTACCTCGAAAGCCCATTGGCCTCGTATAATATTCACATTGAGTACCAGCCTGTTGTTGGCTATGCAGTTTTGGAGTTCATGGTCGATACAGCCCCACGCCCTCTCCTACTTTAATGGGCTTTGTGGTGGGCCGGAGCAGGGTGGCAGGTTGCTCCTCGATTCAAATATCGATTGGGGCCAGGATCTCCCCACCTTGCAGCAGTTACTCTCCAGCGAAGACTCGTCGAAAGTCGCTCTGCAATACTTCGGGACGGCGTTACCAACCGCTTATGGCATTGAGGCCGACCCCACCAAAGCACTGCGACAACCACTGGAGGACTATGAACTTCTGGCGATTTCTGTCACCCACCTGGGTGGACTTTACGTCTTCGGCAACGACCCCTATCAGAAATTCCGCACCTGGCAGCCCGATGCGCGGGCCGGCTATTCTATCAATCTCTATCGACTCGATACTCCCGAACGAAAAGCGGCCTTTGCACAAGCCATTCAAGAGCATGAGAAAGCCCGAACCCAGTCTTTACTCAAGCAATAG
- a CDS encoding histidine phosphatase family protein, with protein MRQAPPANVCRMLLCRHGATAANEMRPYILQGCEMNGPLTAIGEAQARSLAAALSGFLVAGVYASPLQRAHQTAEFIAKSHQLKVETDANLRECSVGRWEGLDWETIRTKDTEAHDHFFADPATNPHPGGESYSDVLNRAEPTLKQLAERHQGENIVVVAHNMLNRVILTPLLGLSLRMARQVKQANCCINVIEWTTDRAELITLNSVLHLD; from the coding sequence ATGCGACAAGCCCCACCTGCGAATGTCTGTCGGATGCTTCTTTGCCGGCATGGAGCGACGGCTGCGAATGAGATGCGTCCCTACATTTTGCAGGGGTGCGAAATGAACGGGCCTCTCACGGCGATTGGTGAAGCACAAGCCCGATCGCTCGCTGCGGCATTAAGTGGCTTTCTTGTTGCAGGGGTTTATGCGAGCCCACTTCAGCGGGCCCATCAGACCGCAGAGTTTATTGCGAAGAGTCATCAGTTGAAGGTAGAAACTGATGCGAACTTACGGGAATGCAGCGTCGGTCGCTGGGAAGGGCTCGACTGGGAAACGATCCGGACAAAGGACACAGAGGCTCACGATCATTTTTTTGCTGATCCCGCCACCAATCCTCACCCGGGAGGCGAATCCTACTCTGATGTGCTCAACCGTGCTGAGCCGACTCTCAAGCAACTGGCTGAGCGGCATCAGGGTGAGAACATTGTGGTGGTCGCTCACAATATGCTCAATCGAGTGATTCTCACGCCGCTGCTGGGTTTATCACTGCGTATGGCGCGTCAGGTCAAGCAGGCCAATTGCTGTATTAATGTGATCGAGTGGACGACTGACCGAGCTGAACTGATCACGCTCAATAGTGTACTTCATCTCGATTGA
- a CDS encoding DUF1592 domain-containing protein yields the protein MLKTYQFSITLCGLKGRNPFWLTLCSLFLFSMQPTVWAAEHGTTEFVPDQQGYQKLVAPFFKSYCSECHSGDKPEGEFSLDAAQLKNQLTDPVAKARWREVVNVLNSHEMPPEESRQPQAKEVAAVVDWVTAEAVRAEKFSREQTNVLRRLTRDEYRRTIRDLVGIDFDVSAFPEDPAAGGFDNNGSALTISPMHMELYLASARQILDRALVEGEQPPTIRWKFDPKVGPADRVRLRLDPKNNPLVNGGNNRQQGEWVAVHHASWDTNVGARDFRVPIAGTYRIRAQLAGTKPTRQEVIASATKILAKRRDEQIAKHPERTRQHQEQYQRDLQHFETSRIYDYGPVRAKLNVQLGSQPRTIAEFDIEGTRELPEIKTFLTRMTTETAGISFEYAYSIPRELENFWLQSSLEFARPELLVDWFEIEGPVVESWPPPSHQLIIGKENPSADNEVSAVTSILRNMMLRAYRRPPDEAEVQQRLAQFIAARKSRTFIEALKLPLISILTSPNFLYLVENPVQNPAQPLDDYQLATRLSFWLWSSMPDNELLQLAAEKRLSQPEVLKSQVARMLKDARSRAFVENFAGQWLGLRQVGANPPAKDLYPEYDRHLETSMIEESLAYFQEFLQHDLDVRQMIQSDFVVINERLARFYEIDGVRGDQFRRVQVSSDIPRGGIVTQASILCLTSNGTRTSPVKRGTWILKTLLGTDPGLPVANAGEIAPKVPGIDKATVRQRLEIHRELPQCARCHNKIDPLGFALENFNAAGDWRDREGFGYQGRIQANDPLIDASSRMPDGTNIVGVRGLQQALYQRHDLFVKALAERLLTYALGRELGLSDQPAIDRIVQAARDDNYRLSAMLESIATSETFCLK from the coding sequence ATGCTGAAAACCTATCAGTTTTCCATCACTTTGTGTGGTTTGAAAGGGCGAAATCCTTTCTGGCTCACCCTCTGCAGCCTGTTCCTCTTCAGCATGCAGCCCACGGTATGGGCTGCCGAGCATGGAACCACAGAGTTCGTCCCCGATCAGCAAGGTTACCAAAAGCTTGTCGCCCCTTTTTTCAAATCGTATTGCAGCGAATGTCACTCAGGGGACAAACCCGAAGGCGAATTCAGCCTTGATGCAGCACAACTGAAGAATCAATTGACAGATCCCGTGGCCAAAGCCCGCTGGCGGGAAGTGGTCAATGTGCTCAACTCCCACGAAATGCCACCCGAAGAAAGTCGTCAGCCACAGGCGAAAGAAGTCGCCGCCGTTGTCGACTGGGTGACAGCCGAAGCCGTCCGTGCAGAGAAATTTTCGCGAGAACAAACCAATGTCTTAAGACGCCTGACACGCGATGAATACCGCCGCACAATTCGCGATCTCGTGGGAATTGATTTCGATGTCTCGGCATTCCCGGAAGACCCCGCCGCTGGAGGCTTCGATAACAACGGAAGTGCGTTGACAATCTCCCCCATGCACATGGAACTCTACCTCGCTTCAGCCAGGCAGATTCTCGATCGCGCACTGGTCGAGGGGGAACAACCTCCGACGATCCGCTGGAAATTCGACCCGAAGGTCGGCCCTGCCGATCGAGTCCGTCTGCGGCTCGATCCCAAAAACAACCCATTGGTCAATGGTGGTAACAATCGGCAGCAAGGCGAATGGGTGGCTGTGCACCACGCCTCGTGGGATACAAATGTCGGGGCTCGCGATTTTCGAGTTCCCATTGCCGGCACCTATCGCATCCGGGCGCAACTGGCCGGGACAAAACCCACTCGCCAGGAAGTCATTGCCAGTGCCACAAAAATTCTGGCCAAGCGGCGCGACGAGCAGATCGCTAAACATCCCGAACGAACCCGACAGCATCAAGAGCAGTACCAGCGAGATCTCCAGCACTTCGAAACATCCCGGATCTACGATTACGGGCCAGTCCGCGCCAAACTTAATGTTCAATTGGGTTCACAGCCTCGCACCATTGCCGAGTTCGATATCGAAGGGACCCGGGAACTGCCCGAGATCAAAACATTTTTGACCCGTATGACGACAGAAACGGCAGGCATCTCTTTCGAGTATGCCTATTCGATTCCGCGCGAACTGGAAAACTTCTGGCTGCAATCATCACTGGAATTTGCTCGTCCCGAATTATTGGTCGACTGGTTCGAGATCGAAGGACCAGTCGTCGAAAGCTGGCCACCACCTAGTCATCAGCTGATCATCGGGAAAGAAAATCCTTCCGCAGACAATGAAGTATCCGCCGTCACCTCCATTCTGCGGAACATGATGCTGAGGGCCTATCGTCGGCCACCCGACGAAGCCGAAGTACAGCAGCGTCTGGCTCAGTTTATCGCCGCCCGCAAATCTCGCACCTTCATCGAAGCCCTCAAGCTGCCACTGATCTCGATTCTCACGTCGCCCAACTTTTTATATCTCGTCGAAAATCCCGTACAAAACCCCGCCCAGCCACTCGATGACTATCAATTGGCCACCAGACTTTCCTTCTGGCTCTGGTCAAGTATGCCCGATAATGAACTCTTGCAACTCGCAGCCGAAAAGCGGCTTTCACAGCCAGAAGTCCTCAAAAGCCAGGTCGCAAGAATGCTCAAAGATGCTCGTTCGCGAGCCTTTGTCGAAAACTTCGCCGGCCAATGGCTGGGTTTAAGGCAAGTCGGGGCCAATCCACCCGCCAAAGATCTCTATCCGGAGTACGACCGTCATCTCGAAACATCGATGATCGAAGAATCACTGGCCTACTTTCAGGAGTTTCTGCAACACGATCTCGATGTCCGGCAAATGATCCAGTCCGATTTTGTCGTCATCAACGAACGACTCGCCCGCTTCTATGAGATTGATGGAGTCCGCGGCGATCAGTTCCGGCGCGTCCAAGTTTCCAGCGATATCCCCCGCGGCGGAATCGTAACGCAGGCCTCGATTCTATGCCTGACCTCTAACGGAACTCGCACCTCTCCCGTCAAACGAGGAACCTGGATTCTCAAGACATTATTGGGGACAGATCCCGGCCTCCCTGTCGCCAATGCCGGCGAAATTGCCCCCAAAGTCCCCGGCATCGACAAAGCCACCGTTCGCCAGAGGCTGGAAATCCATCGCGAGTTGCCTCAATGCGCCCGCTGCCACAATAAGATCGATCCCTTAGGGTTCGCACTCGAAAACTTCAATGCCGCCGGTGATTGGCGCGACCGCGAAGGGTTTGGCTACCAGGGCAGAATCCAGGCCAATGATCCACTGATCGATGCCTCATCCCGCATGCCCGACGGGACAAACATCGTCGGCGTTCGCGGATTGCAGCAAGCTCTCTACCAGCGCCACGATCTATTCGTCAAAGCCTTGGCAGAACGCCTGCTCACTTACGCACTCGGCAGAGAACTGGGTCTCTCCGATCAACCCGCCATCGACCGCATTGTGCAAGCCGCTCGCGACGATAACTACCGTTTATCCGCCATGCTCGAATCGATTGCCACCAGCGAAACATTCTGTCTCAAATAG
- a CDS encoding formylglycine-generating enzyme family protein — translation MANKVRGEKSGPPEGVMAPAGMVWIPGGEFRMGSNDPLAWDDERPTHPVSVEGFWLDKHEVTNREFAEFVKATGYVTTAEKAPTAEEILANSPPGTPAPDPAVLVPGSLVFTPPDHPVPLNDFSQWWVWTPGANWHHPEGPDSNIDERMDHPVVHVSWDDASAYAQWAGKRLPTEAEWERAARGGKEGLPFVWGTAPPSETSPQANLWNGKFPYENTAKDGFTRTAPVKSFPANDYGLYDMSGNVWEWCQDWYDRELYSRRPQLTVTKNPAGPEKSHDPTQPFQQLRSQRGGSFLCNDSYCSRYRPSARHGCSPDTGMSHVGFRCAKSVAP, via the coding sequence ATGGCCAATAAAGTCCGAGGTGAAAAAAGTGGCCCGCCAGAAGGTGTGATGGCACCTGCGGGGATGGTCTGGATCCCTGGTGGTGAATTTCGCATGGGCTCGAATGATCCACTGGCGTGGGATGATGAACGCCCGACACATCCTGTTTCTGTGGAGGGTTTCTGGCTTGATAAGCACGAAGTGACCAATCGGGAGTTTGCCGAGTTTGTCAAAGCAACGGGCTATGTGACGACCGCCGAAAAGGCTCCGACAGCCGAAGAGATTCTGGCCAACAGTCCTCCTGGCACACCAGCACCAGATCCGGCAGTGCTGGTGCCGGGTTCGTTAGTGTTTACTCCGCCCGATCATCCGGTCCCTTTGAATGATTTTTCGCAGTGGTGGGTCTGGACACCTGGTGCCAACTGGCATCATCCCGAAGGGCCGGATTCGAATATCGACGAGCGTATGGATCATCCCGTGGTGCATGTCTCGTGGGATGATGCCAGTGCCTATGCCCAATGGGCCGGCAAGCGGTTGCCGACTGAAGCTGAGTGGGAACGGGCGGCGCGGGGAGGCAAAGAGGGTTTGCCGTTTGTCTGGGGGACAGCGCCCCCCAGTGAAACTTCACCACAGGCGAATCTGTGGAATGGAAAGTTCCCTTATGAGAATACTGCCAAAGATGGCTTTACTCGCACGGCTCCGGTCAAATCATTCCCGGCCAACGATTACGGGCTGTACGATATGTCTGGCAATGTCTGGGAGTGGTGCCAAGACTGGTACGACCGGGAGCTTTACTCGAGACGGCCACAATTGACAGTCACAAAAAATCCCGCTGGGCCCGAGAAAAGCCACGACCCCACGCAACCTTTCCAGCAGTTGCGATCTCAGCGTGGCGGTTCGTTTCTATGTAACGATAGCTATTGTTCACGCTATCGCCCCAGTGCCCGGCATGGCTGCAGCCCTGATACCGGGATGTCGCATGTGGGCTTCCGCTGTGCAAAGTCGGTGGCCCCATGA